The proteins below come from a single Stomoxys calcitrans chromosome 1, idStoCalc2.1, whole genome shotgun sequence genomic window:
- the LOC131997849 gene encoding uncharacterized protein LOC131997849, with the protein MSSKRTLLSTSPDHKEHTPKKYAPSLNMSVSSHQDVFTWSKLCEVLDDKLKGVAKKEDLTDIKHEIEELKHENSKLKEDIKKLTNRLELVDQKSRTTNIMVPPAKSKGF; encoded by the exons ATGAGCAGCAAGCGCACTCTTTTATCGACATCACCTGATCATAAAGAACATACACCAAAAAAATACGCGCCGTCCCTAAATATGAGTGTAAGCAGTCATCAAGACGTGTTTACATGGAGCAAACTATGCGAAGTCCTGGACGACAAATTGAAGGGTGTAGCAAAGAAAGAAGATCTGACGGATATCAAACATGAAATTGAAGAATTAAAACATGAGAATTCTAAATTAAAGGAAGACATAAAGAAATTAACAAACCGTCTAGAACTAGTTGACCAGAAATCGAGAACCACAAATATCATG GTACCGCCAGCGAAGTCCAAAGGGTTTTAA